Part of the Rhodococcus sp. OK302 genome is shown below.
CCGGCAGTACATCGATCCCGGCTGGAAGTCGAGTCCGAGACTCCGCTCCCGTACGCGCGATCATCCGGCTTGTCGTGGAATACACCAAGTGCAACAACGGTTCGTCCGGCGCAGACCTGTCAGGGACCGAGTTCACTACCGCACAACAGGCAGCGTCGGCGACGGACTCTACCGCGGCGGGATCGAGTTCGGCTCGTGCACGTTGCACCACCATCGGCCGGATAGCGAGATACAGCCCCGCCATCGACGCAGCGTTTCCACTGCGTGCCGCTGCTGCCAGGCGGTCAAGCGAATCATGTTGCGGTGAACGCATGTAGTCAGTCAATGCGATCAACCTGACTGCCCGCTGGGACAGCCCTGGCAAGTCCCTGACAATATTGTTTTCAACTCGAAAAGTGTTGCACTACAACAATTTCAACATATGATTAATTCTCGCCTACTTCCGCCAAATCCACGGGCCTGCCCTCGTTTCTCGACGAGCGTAGGATCAAGAATGGTCGGACGGCAAGAGCAGATGTGCACCCACAACACTCGTGCACCGAAACAGGCGTGCACCAAAATCGGGAGGAAACTCAACGATGCGCACAGATGGAGATACTTGGGACATTGTCAGCAGTGTCGGCCTGACTGCGTTGGGAGTGGCAACATTTCGAGCGATCGAATCACTGCGCCCCAATGCGTTGATCGAGGATCCGTACGCGCCCTGGTTCGTAGAGTCCGCCGGTGAACCACATTTCTCCGCACTACTAGCCAGCCCGTCGTCGTTGGACGACCTACCCTTCTCCGGCTTCATGGGGATGGGCATGGGCATCAGAACCAAATTTTTCGACGACTTTTTCCTCACTGCTGCCCGATCCGGAGTATCTCAATCGACGATCCTGGCGTCCGGTTTGGATGCGCGGGCCTACCGACTGGATTGGCCAACCGGCACTACGGTTTTCGAGGTCGACCAACCAAAGGTGTTGGAATTCAAGGAGCGGGTACTCACCGAACACGGCGCAGAACCGAAAGCAGACCGTCGCACTGTCGCAGTCGATCTACGAGATGACTGGCCCACTGCGCTCAAAGCTGCGGGGTTCGAACCGAGCACACCCTCCGCGTGGTCCGCGGAGGGACTCTTGGCCTACCTCCCTGGCCCCGCACACGACGCACTGTTCGAAAGAATCGACAACCTGTCGTCGTCCGGTAGCCGACTTGCGTTGAACTACTTTCCATCTGGTATAGATGCGCAACGATTCGCGGACATCCGGGCAAAGTATTTCAGCAAGGATCCGTTCGGAGACTTCGACATGGCTGCGCTGTTCTACGAGGACGAGCGTGCCGATCCGAAGCAGTGGTTGACCGAGCACGACTGGTCGGTCGAGTGCCTCAATTCCATCGAATTGGCAAACATCTACGGCGAACCGATCCCGGATCTCCCACCGGAACTCGCCGACCTGTCCGAACAATCGGGATATCTCACGGCGATCAAGACCGCGAGCTAGCTTGAACACCCAGGTCCTCCATCACGATCAACGTCGGCCGTGGATATCGATTGCGAGCGCACGCATCGTCGAGAAGGTCATCGAAGGCCCTCGACAACGCGTCTTCGTCTCGGACCTGCACAAGTAGGTCTGGCGGTGTCAGCGCCACGGTCTCGATAATCAACTCCGACATCAGGATTCGATGTTCACGATGGACTCGTTCCATCAACCCTACGGCGCGGTCAGCGGCCTTCCGCAGGTCGATTTCGTCACGATGACCGACGCCCAGATTGACGCACAGTCCGACCAATTTCAGATGCGGCCGCGCAATCATCGATTCCAGCACGGCGTAAGTTTCCGCCGATTCGATATCGGTCAACTCGACGCGGGCCAGGACGCATCGCGTCGTTGCACGTTCCGAAGCGAGAAAACGAAGAATAGTCATGACCGACCTTTCATGGATCTCCGGAGCTGCGAGTACACCGGTACTTCAGCAGCTCACTTTCAGGACTACCCCGAAAACGTTGATCCGTACGGCTCACTGACGTCGTCTTGACGCCCAAAGGCTCATCCTGACACTGTATTTACGCCTACAGCACTCAGAGCGTCTTGATCAATCCGCCGTCGATCACAAAATCCGCACCTGTCACATTCGCCGCCCGATCCCCAGCGAGAAACAGCACCAGATCCGCGACTTCCTCGGGAAGCGTAAATCGACCCGTCTCCGAACCCGCTGCCGCACTGTCCACCACTTCCTGCGCACTGACACCGCTGACCTCGGCAAGCGTCGATGCAACTCCACCCTCTGCCAGCCAGAGTGCGGTTCGAACCGGACCCGGACTGACGGTATTCACACGAATCCCCTTCGGAGCCAATTCTTTCGACAACGACTTGCAAAGATTTGTCAGTGCAGCCTTTGCCGCACTGTAATCAATTACGGCAGGGTCGGGAAGGAATGCGTTTACCGAACTGACCGTGACAATGCTTC
Proteins encoded:
- a CDS encoding class I SAM-dependent methyltransferase; this translates as MRTDGDTWDIVSSVGLTALGVATFRAIESLRPNALIEDPYAPWFVESAGEPHFSALLASPSSLDDLPFSGFMGMGMGIRTKFFDDFFLTAARSGVSQSTILASGLDARAYRLDWPTGTTVFEVDQPKVLEFKERVLTEHGAEPKADRRTVAVDLRDDWPTALKAAGFEPSTPSAWSAEGLLAYLPGPAHDALFERIDNLSSSGSRLALNYFPSGIDAQRFADIRAKYFSKDPFGDFDMAALFYEDERADPKQWLTEHDWSVECLNSIELANIYGEPIPDLPPELADLSEQSGYLTAIKTAS